Proteins encoded in a region of the Mucilaginibacter sabulilitoris genome:
- a CDS encoding conjugal transfer protein TraI — MKNFKLMLILSLAVFLKPVKVNAQFVAAEVIKLTVKKVIKAIDLKVQRIQNQTIWLQNAQKVLENELSKFRLTEISGWTSEQQMLFGTYYDELWKVKSTITYYQRIKQLTLEQMAVIKEYQQAWALLKQDRHFNSGEISHMASVYNGILVASAKNLDEVLNVLSANTTQMTDEQRLEEINRAGDRLEENYNDMRRFNTENEILSLRRSKDLADTKTTKRLYGIN; from the coding sequence ATGAAAAATTTTAAACTGATGTTAATATTGAGTTTGGCAGTCTTCCTTAAACCAGTCAAGGTGAATGCGCAATTTGTCGCTGCGGAAGTTATCAAGCTAACAGTCAAAAAAGTCATAAAAGCAATTGACCTAAAGGTGCAGCGCATCCAAAACCAGACCATTTGGCTACAGAACGCACAAAAAGTGCTGGAAAACGAGTTATCTAAATTCAGGCTTACTGAAATTTCAGGATGGACAAGTGAGCAACAAATGTTATTTGGCACTTATTACGATGAATTGTGGAAGGTAAAATCAACTATTACTTACTACCAGCGAATCAAGCAACTTACGCTGGAGCAAATGGCGGTGATTAAAGAATATCAGCAAGCCTGGGCGTTACTCAAGCAGGATAGGCATTTTAATTCTGGTGAAATCAGTCACATGGCGTCCGTCTACAATGGAATACTTGTAGCGAGTGCTAAAAACCTGGACGAGGTCTTAAATGTGCTTAGCGCCAATACTACCCAAATGACGGATGAGCAAAGGCTTGAAGAAATTAACCGGGCAGGTGACCGGCTTGAAGAGAATTACAATGATATGCGCCGTTTCAACACAGAAAATGAAATTTTAAGTCTTCGTCGCAGTAAGGATTTGGCCGACACTAAAACAACCAAGCGCCTGTATGGAATCAATTAG
- a CDS encoding TerB family tellurite resistance protein — protein MEATHYKILIGVLMCVSVFQPIPSRAQSQELQQLLLDIEKLTQMKSILADMKTGYQIYQQGYGTISSLSKANFELHDVYLTGLLAISPTVRKYGRIAAIISMQASLVSEYKSKLGLFRRSRTFSINELDYMSSVYSRLASETLNDAENLTHILTAGELRMSDADRIKSIDRIYSSGFDRLQFLRSFNNQGIVLSLQRTKEVNDNQNLKRLYGINQ, from the coding sequence ATGGAAGCAACACATTATAAAATATTAATAGGAGTACTGATGTGTGTATCGGTATTTCAACCCATCCCATCCCGGGCGCAATCGCAGGAACTACAGCAACTTTTGCTTGATATAGAGAAGCTAACGCAAATGAAAAGTATTCTGGCAGATATGAAAACCGGTTATCAAATTTATCAACAAGGTTATGGTACGATATCGTCCTTATCAAAAGCGAATTTCGAATTGCATGATGTATATCTCACCGGGCTGCTGGCAATCAGTCCAACAGTACGGAAGTATGGGCGAATAGCTGCTATTATTTCCATGCAAGCCAGTTTAGTAAGTGAATATAAAAGCAAGCTGGGGTTATTCCGGCGAAGCCGGACTTTCTCCATTAATGAGCTTGACTATATGAGTAGTGTTTATAGTCGCTTAGCTTCCGAAACGTTGAATGATGCTGAAAACCTGACCCATATCCTTACAGCAGGTGAATTACGCATGTCGGATGCGGACAGGATTAAAAGTATAGACCGAATCTACAGCAGCGGTTTTGACCGGCTGCAATTTCTCAGATCATTCAACAATCAAGGTATCGTATTATCTCTTCAACGTACCAAGGAGGTAAATGACAACCAAAATCTCAAACGACTTTATGGTATAAACCAATAA
- the traJ gene encoding conjugative transposon protein TraJ, whose amino-acid sequence MKNKWIISAVMAVTGILFPLFSRAEGLSENIEGLQGTLNGVYNDMLPMCGQLIGIGQGIAGFGALWYIAARVYRQIASAEAIDFYPLMRPFGLGLAILLFPTVISVINGIMQPTVNATAGMVKNSDAAIAQLLKAKEAAIEKTDTWQMYEGAGGDGDRQKWYKYTHPNDPTGESEGILESVGNEVKFAMAKASYTFRNTVKQWMSEILQVCYEAAALCINTIRTFYLIVLAILGPLVFGLSVFDGFQHTLTSWLAKYLNVFLWLPVANIFGAIIGKVQENMLKLDISQVQNAGDTFFSSTDTAYLIFLIIGIIGYFTVPSVANYIVNAGGGHGLLQKVNTMVINTGNSTMSAGSSTGGRIQQGAANLVNAPRDFMSGYNGAGNIGNAASYEEKKLNRN is encoded by the coding sequence ATGAAAAACAAATGGATAATCTCTGCTGTAATGGCAGTGACAGGGATACTTTTTCCCTTATTTTCCCGAGCGGAAGGCCTATCTGAGAACATCGAGGGATTACAGGGCACATTAAACGGGGTTTATAATGACATGCTACCCATGTGCGGACAGTTGATAGGAATTGGACAGGGCATAGCAGGTTTTGGGGCCCTATGGTATATCGCCGCCCGGGTGTACAGGCAAATCGCGAGTGCGGAGGCAATAGATTTTTATCCGCTCATGAGGCCTTTTGGCTTAGGCCTGGCTATCTTATTATTCCCTACTGTGATCTCTGTAATTAATGGCATCATGCAGCCGACAGTTAACGCGACAGCAGGAATGGTCAAAAACTCAGATGCGGCAATAGCCCAACTTTTAAAAGCAAAGGAAGCTGCGATTGAGAAGACTGACACATGGCAAATGTATGAGGGTGCCGGTGGCGATGGTGATCGTCAAAAATGGTATAAGTATACACATCCTAACGATCCAACGGGTGAAAGCGAGGGTATTCTGGAAAGTGTTGGCAATGAAGTGAAATTTGCAATGGCAAAAGCATCCTATACCTTCAGAAATACTGTGAAGCAATGGATGTCCGAAATCCTTCAAGTATGTTATGAAGCAGCGGCTTTATGTATAAATACTATTAGGACCTTTTACCTGATTGTATTAGCGATTCTTGGGCCTTTAGTCTTTGGTCTCTCAGTTTTTGACGGTTTTCAACATACACTTACCTCCTGGTTGGCAAAATATCTGAATGTGTTTTTATGGCTGCCAGTAGCTAACATCTTTGGTGCAATTATCGGCAAGGTCCAGGAAAATATGCTAAAACTTGATATTTCTCAAGTTCAAAATGCCGGAGATACATTCTTTAGTTCAACGGATACGGCTTACCTGATTTTCCTGATCATTGGAATAATCGGCTATTTCACCGTTCCCAGTGTCGCGAATTATATTGTTAATGCCGGGGGCGGCCATGGACTTCTTCAAAAGGTAAATACAATGGTGATCAATACCGGGAATTCTACAATGTCTGCAGGATCTTCCACCGGTGGCAGAATACAGCAGGGTGCCGCCAATCTGGTTAACGCTCCACGTGATTTCATGAGCGGGTATAATGGTGCCGGTAACATTGGTAATGCAGCAAGCTATGAGGAGAAAAAACTTAACAGAAATTAA
- the traK gene encoding conjugative transposon protein TraK — MFSHLKNIDTAFKHIRQFSLFLIIGNVITMCFCIYKSTQAVNLAQSRIHILYNGKLLEASATDRKSNLPVELRDHIKSFHEYFFNLSPDDKAIQANVGKALYLADESAKRQYDNLRESGYFNNLISANISQEIKIDSTRLQGNQWPYLFTCYATEKLVRSSGTVYRKLVTQGEVRDIQIQTDNNPHGFLIQHWEILANRDSTIQN, encoded by the coding sequence ATGTTTAGTCATCTTAAAAATATCGATACTGCCTTTAAGCATATTCGTCAGTTCAGCTTATTTCTGATCATCGGAAACGTGATAACCATGTGCTTTTGTATCTATAAAAGCACCCAAGCGGTTAACCTCGCGCAAAGCCGCATTCACATTTTATATAACGGCAAACTGTTAGAAGCGTCTGCTACCGACCGTAAGTCCAATTTACCGGTTGAGCTAAGGGATCATATTAAATCATTCCATGAGTACTTTTTCAATTTAAGCCCGGATGATAAGGCAATCCAGGCTAATGTTGGAAAGGCGTTGTATCTGGCGGATGAATCGGCAAAACGTCAATATGATAATTTACGAGAGTCCGGTTATTTCAACAACCTGATATCTGCGAATATTTCTCAGGAGATCAAAATAGACAGTACGCGGCTTCAAGGTAATCAATGGCCCTATTTATTTACCTGCTACGCAACGGAAAAACTGGTGCGTTCCAGCGGAACAGTATACCGCAAACTCGTTACCCAGGGTGAGGTCAGGGACATCCAAATCCAGACGGATAATAATCCTCATGGTTTCCTGATTCAGCATTGGGAAATATTAGCCAATAGAGATTCCACTATTCAAAATTAA